One window from the genome of Alkalihalobacillus sp. LMS6 encodes:
- a CDS encoding Gfo/Idh/MocA family protein — protein METVRAGIIGCGNISDIYFQLNQRFDGINVIACTDVNMAQATKKADQYKDVEALSMDDFFKDDRIEVVINLTVPTAHYVVHKRALESGKHSYGEKPLALTLEEAQELRQLAKKKKLYLGAAPDTFLGGGLQTAKKLIEDGWIGQPVSANGFMMSHGPEDWHPNPEFFYKEGAGPLFDMGPYYLTALTSLLGPMKRLTSSAGKAYDQRQITSTAKYGELIDVEVATHIAGVIDFENGAIATLLTSFDVWGSNAPNLEIHGTLGSLLLPDPNTFGGPLLYKRQGELAFKEMPLTYGFQENSRGLGVLDMVMAIKEKRLHRANDALAYHVLEAMYGMLEASESGRHYQMTSTCEQPSILPLTMTARGF, from the coding sequence TTGGAGACTGTAAGAGCTGGAATTATTGGCTGTGGAAACATTAGTGATATTTATTTTCAATTAAATCAGCGCTTTGATGGAATAAACGTGATTGCTTGTACAGATGTCAATATGGCTCAAGCTACGAAGAAAGCGGATCAATACAAAGATGTTGAAGCTTTATCAATGGATGATTTTTTTAAAGATGATCGAATTGAAGTAGTCATTAACTTAACCGTTCCAACCGCTCATTATGTTGTACATAAGCGTGCATTAGAATCTGGGAAACACTCTTACGGGGAAAAGCCGCTAGCGTTAACATTAGAAGAAGCACAGGAGCTCCGTCAACTTGCCAAGAAGAAAAAGCTCTATTTAGGGGCAGCACCAGATACATTTTTAGGAGGCGGATTACAAACTGCGAAAAAGCTTATTGAAGATGGTTGGATTGGCCAGCCAGTGTCAGCGAACGGTTTTATGATGAGCCATGGACCAGAAGATTGGCATCCAAATCCGGAATTTTTTTATAAAGAAGGTGCAGGACCGTTATTTGACATGGGTCCTTACTATTTAACAGCCTTAACTTCTCTTTTGGGGCCAATGAAGCGACTTACGTCTTCGGCTGGAAAAGCTTACGATCAGCGTCAGATTACTTCAACAGCGAAATATGGAGAATTGATCGACGTTGAAGTAGCAACTCATATAGCTGGTGTTATTGATTTTGAAAATGGCGCAATTGCTACTTTACTTACAAGTTTTGATGTGTGGGGTTCTAATGCGCCGAATCTAGAAATTCACGGCACATTAGGCTCACTTCTTTTACCTGATCCGAATACATTTGGAGGTCCGCTTTTATATAAGAGGCAAGGTGAGTTAGCTTTTAAAGAAATGCCGCTTACATATGGGTTTCAAGAAAATAGTAGAGGGCTCGGAGTGCTAGATATGGTTATGGCCATTAAAGAGAAGCGTCTGCATCGTGCTAATGATGCACTAGCTTATCATGTGCTAGAAGCGATGTATGGCATGCTCGAGGCGTCGGAAAGCGGGCGTCATTATCAAATGACAAGCACTTGTGAACAGCCTTCAATTCTTCCATTAACGATGACGGCACGAGGATTTTAA
- a CDS encoding CsbD family protein translates to MSSNGAGDKAKGAGNKAKGAVKDAVGNVTNNKKMQADGKKDKVKGETQDTKGDVKNKAND, encoded by the coding sequence ATGAGTAGTAACGGAGCTGGAGATAAAGCAAAAGGTGCAGGTAACAAAGCAAAAGGTGCAGTTAAAGATGCAGTAGGAAATGTAACAAATAATAAAAAAATGCAAGCAGATGGTAAGAAAGATAAAGTAAAAGGCGAAACACAAGACACTAAAGGCGATGTAAAAAACAAAGCGAACGACTAA
- a CDS encoding SCP2 sterol-binding domain-containing protein, with the protein MLTEDKLLQLAHKMNENPDKITGLNRHYQFELKPQARYGVQFADGTVQVDKEPPYNEEACVLKMSESNLHKLLEGTWNPTVAYMTGQLKVDGDVRHALKLHEIVKHYTDSAQ; encoded by the coding sequence ATGTTGACTGAAGACAAATTACTCCAACTCGCACATAAAATGAACGAAAACCCAGACAAAATTACTGGCTTAAATCGACACTATCAATTTGAGTTAAAGCCACAGGCTCGATATGGTGTCCAATTTGCCGACGGAACTGTACAAGTGGATAAAGAACCTCCTTATAATGAGGAAGCCTGTGTTTTAAAAATGAGCGAAAGCAACTTGCATAAGTTATTAGAAGGAACATGGAATCCGACGGTTGCTTACATGACAGGGCAATTAAAAGTAGATGGAGACGTTCGTCATGCTCTTAAACTTCATGAAATCGTCAAGCATTATACAGATTCTGCACAGTAA
- a CDS encoding DUF1450 domain-containing protein, with translation MGIIVVEVCDGNLMSRVDLEEMLEAEYPEVAVMENECLSFCGLCAVRPYAMVNGTRIYGKTAEECVAKIKHRIELELALYEL, from the coding sequence ATGGGCATAATTGTTGTCGAAGTCTGTGATGGAAACCTAATGAGTCGCGTCGATTTAGAGGAAATGCTTGAAGCAGAATATCCTGAAGTGGCTGTGATGGAGAATGAATGCCTTTCGTTCTGTGGACTTTGTGCAGTTCGACCGTACGCTATGGTAAACGGTACACGGATTTACGGAAAAACAGCAGAAGAGTGTGTCGCTAAAATAAAACACCGTATTGAATTAGAACTCGCTTTATATGAGCTTTGA
- a CDS encoding Rrf2 family transcriptional regulator yields MKVKSGVEQAVCILVMLATQSNQQYVKSDTISTRLDVSPSYLKKVMRKLVVHELITSTPGNSGGFSLARPAESIHMLDIVRAIEGGGSFLKTEGLIERVFPETDAARVGSQQLEAIFSDAQEAYYQSLQNVTLKEAILSTLSRDTIQLVDWNDAFGQTDIQKLKNES; encoded by the coding sequence ATGAAAGTAAAAAGTGGTGTCGAGCAGGCCGTTTGTATACTTGTTATGCTCGCCACACAGTCAAATCAACAATATGTGAAAAGCGATACAATTTCAACACGTTTAGATGTGTCCCCGTCTTACTTAAAAAAGGTGATGCGAAAATTAGTGGTCCATGAACTTATTACGAGTACACCAGGAAATAGTGGTGGCTTCTCGCTCGCTCGACCGGCTGAATCCATTCATATGCTCGACATTGTCCGAGCTATTGAAGGTGGCGGTTCTTTTTTGAAAACAGAAGGGCTGATTGAACGGGTTTTTCCAGAAACGGATGCCGCTCGAGTCGGTTCACAACAACTCGAGGCAATCTTTTCTGATGCCCAAGAAGCTTATTATCAATCGTTACAGAATGTCACGTTAAAAGAAGCCATTCTTTCAACATTAAGTCGAGATACGATTCAGCTTGTCGACTGGAACGATGCTTTTGGACAAACAGATATTCAAAAGTTAAAGAATGAGTCGTAA
- a CDS encoding ribose-phosphate pyrophosphokinase, giving the protein MSYELDEKFKLFTLHSNPLLTKEVADRLGCSIGQCTVNRFSDGEVKIHIQESVRGAKVFVVQSTAQPGNEHVVELLIMIDALKRASAREINVVIPYYGYARQDRKARSREPIAAKLIANLLEAAGADRMVTVDLHAPQIQGFFNLPVDPLQGLPLLAQHYVNKNLENPVVVAPNTSGLGRARKLAEYIDAPIAFVDKRHPEPGFPQAIEIVGDVKGMNAIIIDDLIDTAATVTLAATALVEHGAQDVYTCCTHPVLTGPAIERLRIAPIKEIVVTNTIEMPDDKKLDNMTILSMADLLADAIYRIYKEQSVSKLFK; this is encoded by the coding sequence GTGAGTTACGAATTAGACGAGAAGTTTAAACTTTTTACCCTGCACTCAAACCCTTTGTTAACAAAAGAAGTTGCGGATCGACTTGGGTGTTCAATCGGCCAATGTACAGTCAATCGATTTAGTGATGGAGAAGTTAAAATACATATTCAAGAAAGTGTTCGTGGGGCAAAAGTATTTGTCGTGCAGTCAACCGCTCAGCCTGGAAATGAACATGTTGTAGAACTATTAATCATGATTGATGCGTTAAAACGAGCGTCAGCACGTGAGATTAATGTTGTCATTCCTTACTATGGGTATGCAAGACAAGATCGAAAAGCCCGCTCAAGAGAACCGATTGCGGCCAAACTCATTGCAAACCTACTTGAAGCTGCTGGCGCTGACCGAATGGTAACGGTAGACCTTCATGCACCGCAAATACAAGGATTTTTTAATCTTCCTGTTGATCCACTGCAGGGATTGCCGCTTCTTGCGCAACATTATGTGAACAAAAATTTGGAAAATCCTGTAGTCGTTGCACCGAATACATCTGGGTTGGGAAGAGCGAGAAAGCTAGCTGAATACATTGATGCACCAATCGCATTTGTCGACAAGCGCCACCCGGAACCTGGTTTTCCACAAGCGATTGAAATTGTTGGGGATGTAAAAGGAATGAATGCGATTATTATTGATGATCTTATTGATACAGCAGCAACCGTTACATTAGCAGCAACTGCACTTGTGGAACATGGTGCACAGGACGTATATACATGCTGCACGCATCCTGTGTTAACAGGACCAGCAATTGAACGGTTACGGATTGCACCAATTAAAGAAATTGTTGTAACGAATACCATTGAAATGCCTGACGATAAGAAGCTTGATAACATGACAATTTTATCGATGGCCGATTTGCTTGCCGATGCAATTTATCGAATCTATAAAGAACAATCGGTTAGTAAATTGTTTAAATAA
- a CDS encoding Gfo/Idh/MocA family protein — protein MEDFNWGILGLGTIAHDFAEALNQHHGNVYAVGSRSQEKAEAFAKPYAGAKAYGNYEQLLQDKRVDIIYVATPHVNHYEYIKQALSNGKHVLCEKAITVNATELNELVALAKEKQLILMEAMTIFHMPLYHKLKGMMTVDQLGAVKTINVTFGSYKPYDVKNRFFNPELAGGALLDIGTYALSFARYFMSEQPNQVLTTMKASSSSVDEQSAILLRTSQDEMATISLAFRAKMPKRGMVACENGFVTVDDFPRAQEATIHWLDGRTEVIKMNDSNALINEIIAMEETISGNDRAYLNVTEDVMKVMDEVRSQWEKERSTK, from the coding sequence TTGGAAGATTTTAATTGGGGTATTCTTGGCCTCGGTACCATTGCCCATGATTTCGCAGAAGCACTAAACCAGCATCATGGAAACGTATATGCAGTGGGTTCTCGCTCTCAGGAGAAAGCTGAAGCATTCGCAAAGCCTTACGCTGGAGCTAAAGCTTACGGAAACTATGAGCAATTGTTGCAAGATAAGCGAGTTGATATTATCTATGTAGCGACACCGCACGTCAATCATTACGAATATATAAAACAAGCGTTGAGCAATGGAAAGCACGTACTTTGCGAAAAAGCCATTACAGTAAATGCTACTGAACTAAATGAGTTAGTCGCACTAGCGAAAGAGAAACAGCTTATTTTAATGGAGGCAATGACGATTTTTCACATGCCGTTGTACCATAAATTAAAAGGGATGATGACGGTCGATCAGCTAGGAGCTGTGAAAACAATCAACGTGACGTTTGGTAGCTACAAACCTTACGATGTAAAGAATCGCTTTTTTAATCCTGAATTAGCTGGTGGAGCATTATTAGATATTGGTACGTATGCCCTTTCGTTTGCACGTTATTTTATGTCTGAGCAACCAAATCAAGTGCTCACAACGATGAAAGCATCAAGTTCATCGGTAGATGAGCAATCGGCGATTTTACTCAGAACGAGTCAGGATGAAATGGCGACAATCTCACTCGCGTTCCGAGCAAAAATGCCGAAAAGAGGAATGGTTGCATGTGAAAATGGGTTTGTGACGGTAGATGATTTTCCTAGAGCTCAAGAAGCGACCATTCATTGGTTAGATGGGCGAACAGAAGTGATAAAAATGAACGATTCAAATGCCCTTATTAATGAAATCATTGCTATGGAAGAAACCATATCGGGTAATGACCGTGCTTACTTGAATGTAACAGAAGACGTTATGAAAGTAATGGACGAGGTTCGGTCCCAGTGGGAAAAAGAGCGTAGCACTAAATAA
- a CDS encoding type 1 glutamine amidotransferase domain-containing protein: MSTKHLLMVVTNGERMNNQGFAGIWLSEFTEPYEEFTKAGYQVTVASPKGGESLIDDASLDNGEIPEKWHELAELLKRTIPLSEIESASYDGVFMPGGHGAMFDLADNEELQQILRDFHAADKGIGAVCHGPAALTGVLLENGEFLVANRKVAAFTNTEEEGVELVNQMPFLLETRLRKEGAIFVGKGDWEENVYADGKLVTGQNPQSSIETAKQFIQAL, translated from the coding sequence ATGAGTACAAAACATTTATTAATGGTTGTAACAAACGGTGAAAGAATGAATAATCAAGGGTTCGCTGGTATTTGGTTATCAGAGTTTACAGAGCCATACGAAGAATTTACAAAAGCAGGCTATCAAGTAACGGTTGCTAGTCCAAAAGGTGGAGAGTCTCTAATCGACGATGCAAGCTTAGATAACGGTGAAATTCCAGAGAAGTGGCATGAATTAGCAGAGCTTTTAAAACGGACAATCCCCTTATCTGAAATAGAATCAGCTAGTTATGACGGTGTGTTCATGCCTGGTGGTCACGGAGCAATGTTTGATTTAGCAGATAATGAAGAGTTACAGCAAATCTTGCGTGATTTCCACGCGGCAGATAAAGGCATTGGTGCCGTTTGTCACGGTCCTGCTGCATTGACAGGTGTACTGCTAGAAAACGGAGAGTTTCTTGTCGCAAATCGCAAAGTCGCAGCGTTCACGAATACGGAAGAAGAAGGCGTTGAATTAGTGAATCAAATGCCGTTCCTACTTGAAACACGCTTACGTAAAGAAGGCGCAATCTTTGTTGGGAAAGGCGACTGGGAAGAAAACGTCTATGCGGATGGAAAACTTGTTACCGGTCAAAATCCACAGTCATCTATTGAAACAGCAAAACAATTTATTCAAGCACTATAA
- a CDS encoding metallophosphoesterase — protein MFSRKTVLVLIVAFIAAIYFFYAQNHQLVENNHTIEVEHLPLEHDGITMVHLSDLHSAEFGDRNERLLNMVNAQSPDMIFMTGDLIDSYTSNQGEGVQLMEDLVEIAPTYYVTGNHEWRLDLVDELSETLTNLGVHVLRNEAVNVVVDDFTFQLVGIDDPDRSPNADPIDVTASSLQEANVSASQELYTVLLAHRPEMFSTYQEANLDLVLSGHAHGGQIRLPLIGGILAPGQGLFPDYSEGMYEEQDTKMIVSRGLGNSLFPLRVFNRPEVIRIDLIPPPA, from the coding sequence TTGTTTAGTCGAAAAACCGTTCTCGTTTTAATTGTTGCATTCATCGCAGCGATTTATTTTTTCTATGCACAGAATCACCAGCTCGTTGAGAACAACCATACCATTGAAGTCGAACACTTACCATTGGAGCATGATGGTATCACAATGGTTCATTTATCTGACCTCCATTCAGCCGAATTCGGCGATCGCAATGAACGCTTGTTAAACATGGTGAATGCCCAGTCTCCTGATATGATTTTTATGACTGGTGATTTAATTGACTCTTATACGTCGAATCAAGGGGAAGGAGTTCAGTTAATGGAAGATCTTGTCGAGATTGCACCGACCTATTATGTAACAGGTAATCATGAATGGCGTTTAGATCTCGTAGATGAATTAAGCGAAACCTTGACGAACTTGGGGGTCCATGTCCTTCGTAACGAAGCTGTAAATGTGGTAGTAGATGATTTCACCTTTCAACTGGTCGGAATTGATGACCCTGACCGCTCGCCTAATGCGGATCCAATAGATGTAACCGCATCTTCATTACAAGAAGCAAATGTTTCAGCTTCTCAAGAATTGTATACCGTTTTACTTGCTCACCGACCTGAAATGTTTTCTACTTATCAAGAAGCGAATCTTGACCTTGTCTTGTCCGGTCATGCCCATGGCGGCCAAATTCGCCTTCCACTTATTGGAGGCATTCTTGCTCCAGGACAAGGCCTTTTTCCAGATTACAGTGAAGGCATGTATGAGGAGCAGGATACAAAAATGATCGTTAGCAGAGGGCTTGGCAATAGCCTTTTCCCACTACGTGTATTTAATCGACCTGAAGTCATTCGAATTGATCTCATTCCTCCACCAGCCTAA
- the yidA gene encoding sugar-phosphatase, whose amino-acid sequence MYKLIAIDMDGTLLNDQHHVTPGVKEALQQAKAEGATVVLCTGRPLGGVTRYLLELELTTEDDYVIAYNGALVQNTHTNENVVSLTLGYQDLLDLSNVAADLQTPMHFFDQQKLYTFDKDVSPYTVYESYVTQVPLSFRTKDEFDEDIVLPKIMFIDDPEKLEKTKASIPNHIKERYEMVQSAPFFLEILHKEASKGNAVKHLAEKLGIAQEEVMCIGDNGNDLSMIQYAGCGVAMENAIPALKEAADFITKSINEDGVAYAIQTKIRKS is encoded by the coding sequence ATGTATAAATTAATAGCCATAGATATGGATGGAACATTATTAAATGATCAGCATCATGTAACACCGGGAGTGAAAGAAGCTCTTCAACAAGCAAAGGCGGAAGGAGCGACGGTCGTTCTTTGTACAGGCAGACCGTTAGGCGGTGTGACCCGGTATTTACTTGAGCTTGAATTAACGACGGAAGATGATTACGTCATTGCTTATAATGGTGCCCTTGTTCAAAATACGCACACGAATGAGAATGTGGTTTCGTTAACGCTTGGCTATCAAGACTTACTCGACTTATCGAATGTTGCCGCTGATTTACAAACGCCGATGCATTTTTTTGATCAACAAAAACTGTATACCTTCGATAAAGATGTCTCTCCTTATACGGTCTATGAATCATACGTGACGCAAGTTCCGTTAAGTTTTCGAACGAAAGATGAGTTCGATGAAGACATCGTCTTGCCGAAAATTATGTTTATTGACGATCCGGAAAAGCTTGAAAAAACAAAAGCTTCCATTCCGAATCATATAAAAGAACGTTATGAAATGGTCCAAAGCGCCCCGTTCTTTTTAGAAATTCTTCATAAAGAAGCAAGCAAAGGAAATGCCGTGAAACATTTAGCCGAAAAGCTCGGGATTGCTCAAGAAGAAGTCATGTGTATTGGAGATAACGGCAATGACTTATCAATGATTCAATACGCTGGGTGTGGAGTGGCGATGGAAAATGCTATTCCAGCATTAAAGGAAGCTGCTGACTTTATTACAAAATCTATTAATGAAGATGGTGTGGCTTACGCAATTCAAACGAAAATACGAAAGTCATAG
- a CDS encoding sensor histidine kinase, whose amino-acid sequence MFELLLLMLERLGLIVMLAFIATRFRFFRKMASSRKLTTKQQTTAILFFGLFGIIGTYSGVTFQPETLTLQRITFSISDDEAIANFRVIGVMLAGLFGGYKVGLGAGLIAGIHRMLLGGFTAYACGIASILAGVFAAYYRKKNPRAIHQPVQIMILGALAETMQMGLIALLATPTSQALELVQLIGFPMIIANGIGCALFFLIIQSVAKEEQKAGALQAQKSLRIAEQTLVYLKHGLSNESAYKVCKILYKELNACAIAITDKNLILAHIGVGSDHHKANSHIQTRLTSDVIQQKRMSIAGDDEIHCKEDNCPLGAAVIAPLIIRDEVVGTLKFYFHSKKEITALETEMLSGLTNLLSSQLELAEADRAYQLAKDAEVNALQAQISPHFLFNTLNTVISLIRLDPAKARTMLHSLSQFLRQNVSATTIKSHTLKEELHHIQAYLSIEEVRFEDRLTVTYSIDQPFLSTEIPPLTLQPLVENAVKHGFRHKGTNCQLSIEIFDHGRDVGLRVRDNGAGFQLDDVNIHEHGQQTESSTGIGIYNSNKRLQMMFGERSSLQFFTKPGSGTTVEFYIPKTTRKENLS is encoded by the coding sequence ATGTTCGAGTTACTGCTTCTCATGTTAGAACGATTAGGTCTTATTGTCATGTTAGCGTTTATCGCAACACGGTTCCGTTTTTTTCGGAAGATGGCCTCTTCCCGTAAATTAACTACAAAACAACAAACAACAGCCATTCTCTTTTTTGGTCTTTTTGGGATTATTGGCACCTATTCAGGCGTGACGTTTCAACCTGAAACGCTCACGCTTCAACGTATCACGTTTTCCATTTCCGATGACGAAGCGATTGCGAACTTTCGTGTGATCGGAGTCATGCTAGCTGGCCTTTTTGGCGGCTATAAAGTTGGCTTAGGCGCTGGCCTTATTGCTGGGATTCATCGAATGCTTTTAGGTGGATTCACGGCTTATGCCTGTGGAATTGCCTCCATTCTTGCTGGTGTTTTCGCAGCTTATTATCGCAAAAAAAATCCTCGTGCTATTCATCAGCCTGTACAAATCATGATTCTTGGCGCACTAGCTGAAACCATGCAAATGGGGTTGATCGCTTTACTTGCGACGCCGACATCTCAAGCATTAGAACTTGTACAGTTGATTGGATTCCCAATGATTATTGCCAATGGCATCGGCTGTGCACTGTTCTTTCTCATCATTCAAAGCGTCGCAAAAGAGGAACAAAAAGCAGGTGCGCTACAAGCACAGAAAAGCTTAAGAATTGCTGAACAAACCCTCGTTTATTTAAAACATGGTTTGAGCAACGAGTCTGCGTATAAAGTGTGCAAGATTCTTTATAAAGAGCTGAATGCATGCGCGATTGCCATCACCGACAAGAACCTAATTTTAGCTCATATTGGTGTCGGATCGGACCACCATAAAGCAAATAGCCATATTCAAACGCGTTTAACTTCAGATGTTATTCAACAGAAGCGAATGAGTATTGCAGGAGATGATGAGATCCATTGCAAAGAAGACAACTGTCCTCTAGGTGCTGCGGTTATCGCGCCTCTCATTATACGAGATGAGGTCGTTGGAACATTAAAATTTTACTTTCATTCTAAAAAAGAGATTACGGCACTTGAAACGGAGATGTTGTCTGGACTTACAAACTTATTAAGTAGTCAGCTTGAATTAGCAGAAGCGGATCGTGCTTATCAGCTCGCTAAAGATGCTGAAGTGAATGCCTTACAAGCTCAAATCAGTCCGCACTTCTTATTTAATACGTTAAATACGGTTATTTCCCTTATACGTTTGGATCCAGCAAAAGCACGAACCATGCTTCATTCATTGTCGCAATTCTTACGACAGAATGTGTCCGCTACTACTATTAAATCACATACTTTAAAAGAAGAGCTGCATCATATTCAAGCTTATTTATCGATTGAAGAAGTACGATTTGAAGACCGTTTGACCGTCACCTATTCGATTGATCAACCGTTTTTATCAACAGAGATTCCACCGTTAACGTTACAACCCTTAGTTGAAAATGCAGTGAAGCATGGATTTCGTCATAAAGGAACGAACTGTCAGCTTTCTATTGAAATATTTGATCACGGTCGAGACGTCGGTTTACGTGTTCGGGATAACGGTGCTGGTTTTCAGCTTGATGACGTTAATATTCACGAGCACGGTCAACAAACTGAATCAAGTACAGGCATTGGAATCTACAATAGCAATAAGCGTTTGCAAATGATGTTCGGTGAACGCTCTTCTCTTCAATTTTTCACGAAGCCTGGCAGTGGAACAACCGTCGAATTTTATATTCCCAAAACAACTAGAAAGGAGAATCTTTCCTAA
- a CDS encoding ATP-binding cassette domain-containing protein, which translates to MISVENVSLSFGRKSICKNVTFTAKKGEITCLIGINGVGKTTMLKAIANLLPIKSGHITIDGTTMNASKQKEVIFIPDLLPMSPSFTIHEGILFMKDFYTNWNDHRCEELLTFFKIDSKQKISQLSKGSLAKVNLLLGLSVDASYVIMDEPFSGIDLFSREEIASLFASGFLEDKGILMTTHEIRDIEHLIDKAILLKDGTTIKEFYTEDTRFEEGKSIEDVMRDVYVM; encoded by the coding sequence ATGATAAGCGTTGAAAACGTATCCCTTTCGTTTGGGCGTAAGTCGATTTGTAAGAATGTCACATTCACTGCAAAAAAAGGTGAGATCACATGCTTAATTGGCATTAATGGGGTTGGCAAAACAACCATGTTAAAAGCGATCGCAAACCTACTCCCCATTAAATCTGGACACATTACTATTGACGGCACGACGATGAATGCATCTAAGCAAAAAGAGGTTATATTCATCCCTGATCTTTTGCCAATGTCCCCTAGTTTCACGATTCACGAAGGAATTTTGTTTATGAAAGATTTCTATACAAATTGGAACGACCACCGATGCGAAGAGCTGCTTACTTTCTTTAAGATTGATTCGAAACAAAAAATAAGTCAATTATCAAAAGGAAGTTTAGCGAAAGTTAATCTACTATTAGGCTTATCGGTTGATGCGAGTTATGTCATTATGGATGAACCATTTTCAGGAATTGATCTGTTTAGCCGTGAGGAAATCGCGTCGTTATTTGCAAGCGGCTTTCTTGAAGATAAAGGCATTTTAATGACCACCCATGAAATTCGTGACATCGAACATTTAATTGACAAAGCCATTCTATTAAAAGATGGAACAACCATAAAAGAATTTTATACGGAAGATACGCGTTTCGAAGAAGGTAAATCAATTGAAGATGTCATGCGTGATGTGTACGTGATGTGA
- a CDS encoding MBL fold metallo-hydrolase, with protein MTNEPIIHSPLTFIGCGSAFHTELGNNGGFFYHEQELCMFDCGSATFERLMRFRVLEGVERMTVVLTHTHPDHIGSLGDFIFYSYIKVQPAFTAKLRLKAPRSLLDHAKQILTGMGVEEGQVIWEAVEENATFGPYQLKPIKAEHATHLECYAYECVHEAKNEHFYYSGDGKSIPTFVLEKISQQFYHTVYQDTSYLDYPGNVHLSLKKLEEIISEDQRAFICCMHLDETFPIQAVKEKGFRVATDYVVQ; from the coding sequence ATGACAAATGAACCAATCATACATAGTCCACTTACTTTTATCGGATGTGGCAGTGCTTTTCATACGGAGCTAGGTAACAATGGAGGTTTTTTTTATCACGAACAAGAATTATGTATGTTCGACTGTGGAAGTGCAACGTTTGAGCGCTTAATGCGTTTTCGAGTACTAGAAGGAGTTGAGCGAATGACGGTTGTCTTAACACATACGCACCCTGATCACATTGGCTCATTAGGTGATTTTATTTTCTATTCGTATATAAAAGTGCAGCCTGCCTTTACAGCGAAGCTACGACTAAAAGCACCCCGATCGCTACTAGATCATGCTAAACAGATTCTAACCGGGATGGGTGTGGAAGAAGGGCAAGTAATATGGGAAGCTGTAGAGGAAAATGCAACATTTGGTCCTTATCAGTTAAAGCCGATAAAAGCCGAGCATGCTACACATCTAGAATGTTACGCGTATGAATGTGTGCATGAAGCAAAAAACGAGCATTTTTATTATAGTGGGGACGGCAAAAGCATTCCTACATTCGTATTAGAGAAAATAAGCCAACAGTTTTACCATACAGTGTATCAAGACACCTCTTATTTAGACTATCCAGGAAATGTTCATTTATCGCTAAAGAAATTAGAGGAGATCATTTCTGAAGATCAACGTGCGTTCATTTGCTGCATGCATTTGGATGAGACGTTTCCGATACAGGCAGTAAAGGAAAAGGGCTTTCGTGTGGCGACTGACTACGTCGTACAATAA
- a CDS encoding GntR family transcriptional regulator: protein MTIHFNTREPVYIQVIRYFKEQIALGHLQAGQEIPSRRELGALLNINPNTAQRAYKEMEEQQLIETERNKPSRITQDPTIVNQVRAELIQESVDFFLDSMKTINVPLEELLAMIRTRYEKGADSYDKR from the coding sequence ATGACTATTCACTTTAACACCAGAGAACCCGTCTATATACAAGTCATTCGTTATTTTAAAGAACAAATTGCGTTAGGTCATTTACAAGCAGGACAAGAAATTCCGTCCCGTCGTGAGCTTGGGGCCTTACTAAATATTAATCCAAACACAGCCCAGCGTGCCTACAAAGAAATGGAGGAACAACAATTGATTGAAACGGAACGGAATAAACCAAGTCGAATTACGCAAGACCCAACAATCGTCAATCAAGTACGTGCCGAACTCATTCAAGAGTCTGTTGATTTTTTTCTCGATTCAATGAAAACAATCAATGTTCCCCTTGAAGAGTTACTTGCCATGATACGAACAAGGTATGAGAAAGGAGCCGACTCTTATGATAAGCGTTGA